One genomic region from Erythrobacter mangrovi encodes:
- a CDS encoding aminotransferase class IV gives MAKGTHQYVPDARNDGVIIDINGEHVPRPDAKISVFDSGFMLGDGVWEGIRLHHGRLAFLDRHLDRLYRGAKAILMDIGIPRDELERRLYAVLETNGMGGDGVHIRLMVTRGIRSTPYQDPRVVISPATIVIIPEWKEPAPETATRMLTLATVHVRRGYPDVQDPMLNSHSKLNCITACIQAAQAGADEGLMLDPHGFVATCNSTHFFIVKDGEVWTSSGDYCLDGITRGIVIEAAREAGITVRERNFSLTHVYGADEAFTTGTFAGVAPVGSIDGRVLGTERGPMVERLQHLYLERLARDVGARARP, from the coding sequence ATGGCAAAGGGTACCCACCAGTATGTCCCGGACGCGCGCAACGATGGTGTGATCATCGACATCAATGGCGAACATGTCCCACGCCCCGATGCGAAGATCAGCGTGTTCGACAGCGGGTTTATGCTCGGGGACGGGGTGTGGGAGGGAATCCGCCTGCATCACGGACGGCTCGCTTTCCTCGATCGGCATCTGGATCGGCTTTATCGCGGCGCCAAGGCCATCCTCATGGATATCGGCATCCCGCGCGATGAGCTCGAACGTCGTCTTTATGCCGTGCTCGAAACCAACGGCATGGGTGGCGATGGGGTCCATATTCGATTGATGGTGACGCGCGGTATCCGCTCCACGCCCTACCAGGATCCGCGCGTGGTGATCTCGCCTGCGACCATCGTCATCATCCCCGAATGGAAGGAGCCGGCACCGGAAACGGCCACGCGGATGCTTACTCTGGCAACGGTGCATGTCCGACGCGGCTATCCCGACGTCCAGGACCCGATGCTTAATTCGCATTCCAAGCTCAACTGTATCACCGCCTGCATCCAGGCGGCACAGGCTGGCGCGGACGAGGGACTGATGCTCGATCCGCATGGCTTTGTCGCGACCTGCAATTCGACCCATTTCTTCATCGTCAAGGACGGTGAGGTGTGGACCTCAAGCGGCGACTATTGCCTCGATGGTATCACGCGGGGGATCGTGATCGAGGCTGCGCGTGAAGCAGGCATAACCGTGCGAGAACGTAATTTCTCCCTGACTCATGTCTACGGGGCTGACGAAGCCTTCACCACGGGGACCTTCGCCGGCGTAGCACCGGTCGGTTCCATCGATGGGCGGGTACTTGGCACTGAGCGCGGCCCGATGGTCGAGCGCCTGCAGCACCTATATCTGGAACGACTGGCTCGCGATGTAGGGGCACGGGCGCGACCATGA
- a CDS encoding pyruvate dehydrogenase complex dihydrolipoamide acetyltransferase gives MPTPIKMPALSPTMEEGTLARWLVKPGDTVSAGDIMAEIETDKATMEFEAVDEGTIVSIAVDEGTEGVKVGTVIAMLAEEGEDASAAAAAPAPAAEKPKPEPKAEAAPAPAPAPAPAPVAAAPKASGDRIVASPLAKRIAEQKGIDLAGVTGSGPNGRIVKADVEGIQPGAAPAKAETAAPAPVKPATLGGDLDAPYEAQKLNNVRKVIARRLTEAKQTIPHIYLTVDVRLDALLKLRGELNKSLEPDGVKLSVNDLLIKALARALQRVPKCNVSFQGDELFQYSREDISVAVAAPSGLITPIIRDAGRKGLAQISTEMKELAGKAKDGKLQPHEFQGGTASLSNLGMFGTKQFDAVINPPQAMILAVGAGEQRPWVIDGALGVATVMSATGSFDHRAIDGADGAALMQAFQQLVENPMGLVV, from the coding sequence ATGCCCACGCCGATCAAGATGCCCGCCCTGTCGCCCACCATGGAAGAGGGCACTCTGGCTCGCTGGTTGGTGAAACCGGGGGATACGGTCAGCGCGGGCGACATCATGGCCGAGATCGAGACTGACAAGGCGACGATGGAGTTCGAGGCGGTCGACGAAGGGACGATCGTTTCGATCGCGGTCGATGAAGGCACCGAAGGGGTCAAGGTCGGCACCGTGATCGCAATGCTCGCCGAAGAGGGCGAGGATGCCAGCGCGGCAGCAGCCGCTCCCGCTCCCGCCGCTGAAAAGCCGAAACCCGAGCCCAAGGCCGAGGCAGCACCCGCTCCGGCACCCGCTCCTGCTCCTGCGCCCGTTGCTGCTGCACCCAAGGCATCGGGCGACCGTATCGTGGCCTCACCGCTGGCAAAGCGTATTGCCGAACAGAAGGGTATCGACCTCGCAGGCGTTACCGGCAGCGGCCCCAACGGCCGTATCGTCAAGGCGGATGTCGAGGGCATACAGCCCGGCGCCGCACCGGCCAAAGCCGAAACTGCTGCGCCCGCTCCGGTCAAGCCCGCGACGCTGGGCGGCGATCTCGATGCGCCTTACGAAGCGCAGAAGCTCAACAATGTCCGCAAGGTCATCGCGCGCCGCCTGACCGAAGCGAAGCAGACGATCCCGCACATCTACCTCACCGTGGACGTACGGCTCGATGCGCTGCTCAAGCTGCGCGGCGAACTCAACAAGAGCCTCGAGCCCGATGGCGTGAAGCTCTCGGTCAACGACCTGCTGATCAAGGCGCTTGCCCGTGCACTGCAGCGCGTGCCCAAGTGCAATGTCAGCTTCCAGGGCGACGAGCTGTTCCAATACAGCCGCGAGGACATCTCTGTTGCCGTCGCCGCGCCTTCGGGCCTGATCACCCCGATCATCCGCGATGCGGGCCGCAAGGGCCTCGCGCAGATCAGCACCGAGATGAAGGAACTCGCAGGCAAGGCCAAGGACGGCAAGCTGCAGCCGCATGAATTCCAGGGCGGCACGGCCTCGCTCTCCAACCTCGGCATGTTCGGCACCAAGCAGTTCGACGCGGTGATCAACCCGCCGCAGGCAATGATCCTCGCGGTCGGCGCGGGCGAGCAACGCCCCTGGGTGATCGACGGCGCGCTGGGCGTCGCCACGGTGATGAGCGCCACGGGCAGTTTCGACCACCGCGCCATCGACGGCGCCGACGGCGCGGCGCTGATGCAGGCGTTTCAGCAGTTGGTGGAGAACCCGATGGGGCTGGTGGTCTAA
- the lpdA gene encoding dihydrolipoyl dehydrogenase, whose product MADTSYDVIVLGSGPGGYVAAIRCAQLGLKTAIVERELLGGICLNWGCIPTKALLRSAEILHYAQHASDYGLKIAGKIEADLEAVVKRSRGVAKQLNQGVTHLMKKNKITVHMGEGTLTGPTSLTVKSDKGEEKLTARHIIIATGARARDLPFAKADGKRVWTYRHAMTPSEMPKKLLVIGSGAIGIEFASFYNDMGCEVTVVEMLDRVVPVEDKDVSAFLEKSLTKQGMTIMTGAGVEDLKVSASGVKAKIKAKDGKVSETEFSHCIVAIGIVPNTENVGLEKLVDLDRGFIQIDPFGRTKSKGLWAIGDCTPGPWLAHKASHEGVTTAETIAKELGNKDVHPHPLDRNNIPGCTYCHPQIASVGMTEAKAKEAGYEVKAGTFPFIGNGKAIALGEAEGFVKTVFDAKTGELLGAHMVGAEVTEMIQGFVVGKTLETTEAELMNTVFPHPTISESMHESVLAAYGRALHI is encoded by the coding sequence ATGGCTGACACTTCTTACGACGTCATCGTTCTCGGTTCCGGACCCGGCGGCTATGTCGCGGCGATCCGCTGTGCGCAGCTGGGCCTGAAGACCGCCATCGTCGAACGCGAACTGCTGGGCGGCATCTGCCTCAACTGGGGCTGCATCCCGACCAAGGCGCTGCTGCGATCGGCCGAGATCCTGCACTATGCCCAGCACGCGAGCGACTATGGTCTCAAGATCGCCGGCAAGATCGAGGCGGACCTTGAAGCGGTGGTAAAGCGCAGCCGCGGCGTGGCCAAGCAGCTCAACCAGGGCGTCACGCACCTGATGAAGAAGAACAAGATCACGGTGCATATGGGCGAGGGCACGCTGACCGGCCCGACCTCGCTGACGGTTAAATCCGACAAGGGCGAGGAGAAGCTCACCGCCAGGCATATCATCATCGCCACCGGCGCGCGTGCCCGCGACCTGCCTTTCGCCAAGGCCGACGGCAAGCGCGTGTGGACTTATCGTCATGCGATGACGCCGAGCGAAATGCCCAAGAAGCTGCTGGTGATCGGCAGCGGCGCAATCGGGATAGAGTTCGCGAGCTTCTACAACGACATGGGCTGCGAAGTGACCGTGGTCGAAATGCTCGACCGCGTGGTGCCGGTGGAAGACAAGGACGTCTCCGCTTTCCTCGAAAAGAGCCTGACCAAGCAGGGCATGACGATCATGACCGGTGCCGGGGTTGAGGACCTCAAGGTCTCCGCCAGTGGCGTGAAGGCGAAGATCAAGGCCAAGGACGGCAAGGTTTCCGAGACCGAGTTCAGCCACTGCATCGTCGCCATCGGCATCGTTCCGAACACCGAGAACGTCGGGCTCGAGAAGCTGGTCGATCTCGACCGTGGCTTCATCCAGATCGATCCCTTTGGCCGCACCAAGTCGAAGGGATTGTGGGCGATCGGCGACTGCACGCCCGGGCCGTGGCTGGCGCACAAGGCGAGCCATGAGGGTGTCACCACCGCCGAAACTATCGCCAAGGAACTGGGCAACAAGGACGTCCATCCGCACCCGCTCGACCGCAACAACATCCCCGGTTGCACCTATTGCCACCCGCAGATCGCCAGCGTCGGCATGACCGAGGCCAAGGCAAAGGAAGCGGGCTACGAGGTCAAGGCCGGAACCTTCCCCTTCATCGGCAATGGCAAGGCCATCGCGCTGGGTGAGGCCGAAGGCTTCGTGAAGACCGTGTTCGATGCGAAGACCGGCGAGCTGCTGGGCGCACATATGGTCGGTGCGGAAGTGACCGAGATGATCCAGGGCTTTGTCGTCGGCAAGACGCTGGAGACGACCGAGGCGGAACTGATGAACACCGTCTTCCCGCACCCGACGATAAGCGAGAGCATGCATGAGAGCGTGCTTGCCGCATACGGGCGCGCGCTGCATATCTGA
- a CDS encoding cation:proton antiporter domain-containing protein, whose amino-acid sequence MTDFLILAFLILVAGLVSVPLATRFGLGSVLGYLLAGMAIAPLLGALKVDVDALQVFAEFGVVMMLFIVGLELEPKKLWAMRGTLIGTGGGQVFLTVLAMTGVSLLSGNPWQTALAIGMVLALSSTAIIVQSLNEKGLLKSTGGEAAFSVLLFQDVAVIPILAILPLLALPELVSAVPVAEAAGASHGASLDLTAHLAAWQAALVRVGAVAAVAFIGNYLTRPIFRYIAAANLRELFTAAGLVFVIGIALLMSLVGLSPALGTFIAGVVLANSEYRHELESDIDPFKGLLLGLFFITVGAGIDFSLALERADEVVFWAAVTIAVKVAVLLIVGRLSGLRRESLWLFALALPQAGEFAFVLIAFAVGNAIFSQGLADLLLLVVALTMLITPLLFILYDKVIARAYCGGFNEREADVIEEDNPIIIAGRGRVGGIIDRMLNAAGHQATVIDYDSEHIEQLKKFGVKSFFGDATRPDLLASAGIDRAKLLVVALDEREQIDKLVRYACTNFPNLHVIARAKDRDHVYHLWAMGCRDIVRETYDSSLRMGRAAYEALGVDRQAAIAMADAWEEMDRTSMRAVADLYRLDIPSWENEPLLTKIRELRAEWDPKLRQAMDDIMARGN is encoded by the coding sequence GTGACCGATTTCTTGATCCTCGCCTTCCTGATCCTGGTCGCGGGCCTGGTTTCGGTCCCGCTGGCGACACGCTTCGGCCTGGGCTCGGTACTCGGCTATTTGCTCGCCGGAATGGCGATCGCGCCACTGCTGGGCGCGCTCAAGGTCGATGTCGATGCACTGCAGGTCTTCGCCGAATTCGGCGTGGTGATGATGCTGTTCATCGTCGGGCTGGAACTGGAGCCGAAAAAACTCTGGGCGATGCGCGGTACGCTGATCGGTACCGGCGGCGGGCAAGTGTTCCTGACTGTGCTGGCAATGACCGGCGTCTCGCTGCTAAGCGGCAACCCTTGGCAGACCGCGCTGGCCATCGGCATGGTGCTGGCCCTGTCGTCGACGGCAATCATCGTCCAGTCGCTGAACGAGAAGGGGCTGCTCAAGAGTACCGGCGGCGAAGCGGCATTTTCGGTCCTCCTGTTCCAGGACGTGGCCGTGATCCCGATCCTGGCGATCCTCCCGCTGCTGGCATTGCCAGAGCTGGTATCGGCGGTTCCAGTTGCCGAGGCGGCAGGGGCTTCGCATGGCGCGTCACTCGACTTGACCGCCCACCTGGCCGCCTGGCAGGCCGCACTCGTCCGCGTCGGCGCCGTGGCCGCCGTGGCTTTCATAGGCAACTACCTGACGCGCCCGATCTTCCGCTACATCGCCGCCGCCAACCTGCGCGAACTGTTCACCGCGGCTGGCCTTGTCTTCGTAATCGGTATCGCACTGCTGATGTCGCTGGTGGGCCTCTCTCCTGCCCTCGGAACCTTCATCGCGGGCGTGGTCCTGGCGAACAGCGAATACCGCCACGAGCTTGAGAGCGACATTGATCCGTTCAAGGGTCTCCTGCTCGGCCTGTTCTTCATCACCGTCGGCGCAGGGATAGACTTCTCGCTCGCGCTAGAACGCGCAGACGAGGTCGTGTTTTGGGCCGCTGTGACCATTGCGGTGAAAGTCGCCGTGCTATTGATCGTCGGCCGGTTGTCCGGCCTCCGGCGTGAATCGCTGTGGCTGTTTGCCCTGGCGCTTCCGCAAGCAGGCGAATTCGCATTCGTGTTGATCGCATTCGCCGTCGGCAATGCCATCTTTTCGCAAGGCCTTGCCGATCTGCTGCTGTTGGTCGTCGCACTGACCATGCTGATTACACCGTTGCTGTTCATCCTCTACGACAAGGTCATCGCGCGCGCCTATTGCGGCGGGTTCAATGAGCGGGAAGCGGATGTCATCGAGGAAGACAACCCGATCATCATCGCCGGCCGTGGGCGCGTGGGTGGGATCATCGATCGCATGCTCAATGCCGCAGGCCACCAGGCGACCGTGATCGACTATGACAGCGAGCATATCGAGCAACTCAAGAAGTTCGGCGTGAAGAGCTTCTTCGGGGACGCCACGCGACCAGACCTGCTGGCCAGTGCGGGAATCGACCGGGCCAAATTGCTGGTCGTGGCGCTGGACGAGCGCGAGCAGATCGACAAGCTGGTCCGCTACGCCTGCACCAATTTCCCCAACCTCCACGTCATCGCCCGGGCCAAGGATCGCGACCACGTCTACCACCTGTGGGCCATGGGCTGCCGCGATATCGTGCGCGAAACCTACGACAGCTCGCTGCGTATGGGTCGGGCGGCGTATGAAGCGCTCGGCGTCGATCGGCAGGCCGCCATCGCCATGGCCGACGCGTGGGAAGAAATGGACCGTACCTCCATGCGGGCGGTGGCCGACCTTTATCGCCTCGACATACCGTCGTGGGAGAACGAACCCTTGCTCACGAAGATCCGCGAATTGCGAGCGGAGTGGGATCCGAAGCTGCGGCAGGCGATGGACGACATCATGGCGCGGGGAAACTGA
- a CDS encoding acyl-CoA thioesterase encodes MRSEPLIRVTAMPTDLNPYGGVFGGWLMSQMALGAGSLASRVGKGKAVVVSATDFAFPGAMQVGDELSVYCEVVTTGNTSLTIAAEAVGRERNGEAETKVAQGTFKFVLLDENDRPRAVSGQWV; translated from the coding sequence ATGCGCTCTGAACCCCTCATCCGCGTCACTGCCATGCCGACCGACCTCAACCCCTATGGCGGAGTGTTCGGTGGCTGGCTGATGAGCCAGATGGCACTGGGTGCGGGTTCGCTCGCGAGCCGGGTGGGAAAGGGCAAGGCGGTGGTCGTCTCGGCCACCGATTTCGCCTTCCCCGGCGCGATGCAGGTGGGGGACGAGCTCTCGGTCTATTGCGAGGTCGTCACCACCGGCAACACGTCGCTCACCATTGCGGCCGAGGCGGTCGGCCGCGAGCGCAACGGCGAGGCTGAAACCAAGGTGGCGCAGGGCACCTTCAAGTTCGTGCTGCTGGACGAGAACGACCGCCCGCGCGCGGTGTCGGGGCAGTGGGTATGA
- a CDS encoding universal stress protein — protein MRIYLVVMDETEEANQALRFASLRAQKTGGSVHILALVPQQTFSAFGGVQATIEQEARERAEVMANNAAGHIFAESGKMPTIAVRPGTPAEVIRKYIEEHGEIASLVLGACADGAPGPLVSHFSAHAGQLPCPLYIVPGGLSREDIDRLA, from the coding sequence ATGCGTATCTACCTGGTTGTGATGGACGAGACGGAGGAGGCTAACCAGGCGCTCCGCTTCGCCTCGCTGCGTGCGCAGAAGACGGGCGGCTCGGTGCATATCCTGGCGCTGGTCCCGCAGCAGACCTTTTCGGCCTTCGGCGGCGTGCAGGCGACGATCGAACAGGAAGCGCGCGAACGGGCCGAAGTCATGGCCAACAATGCTGCCGGCCATATCTTTGCCGAAAGCGGCAAGATGCCAACGATTGCCGTGCGCCCTGGCACGCCTGCGGAGGTTATCCGCAAATATATCGAGGAGCATGGCGAGATCGCCTCGCTCGTGCTCGGTGCTTGCGCCGATGGCGCGCCGGGGCCGCTGGTAAGCCACTTCTCAGCCCATGCGGGGCAGCTGCCCTGCCCGCTCTATATCGTCCCCGGCGGTTTGAGTCGGGAAGACATCGACAGGCTGGCCTAG
- a CDS encoding M28 family peptidase, translating to MKKLAFAAALIAAPISAQSSDPAAGVSEARLRADIDTLVGFGTRHTLSEQDNPKRGIGAAVDWGLAEFSRISAQCRGCLEIVAPERMVSGARIPTPVRLRNAVAIQRGAERPNEVVIVQGHIDSRVSDPLDWQKDAPGANDDGSGTVLVLEAARNLSQRSYPVTIVYALLSGEEQGLFGGRLMADYAAEQGWQVKAVLNNDIVGGSCGSDGWCDDAHVRLFSEGPRADLTDELRAAQRREGGENDTPSRNLSRYIDQLADQYDGSLDVRQIWRADRMGRGGDQLPFLEKGYPAVRITVAVENYNWQHQDLRIEDDIEYGDTPDKMDFPYLARVTQLNIRALDALARTPVPPVAKAEAAVQTFTDIKWAEVPGAIGYTVWQRRTDEPYWPAEPVIANVVATSARLEGVRGDDWIFGVSATAVDGKRSPVSSAVPAGQFAPAAPKKDDSE from the coding sequence TATCGATACGCTGGTGGGGTTCGGCACGCGTCACACGCTATCCGAGCAGGACAACCCCAAGCGTGGCATCGGCGCAGCGGTCGACTGGGGCCTTGCCGAATTCAGCCGCATTTCCGCGCAATGCCGAGGTTGCCTCGAGATCGTTGCGCCGGAGCGCATGGTTTCAGGTGCACGCATTCCCACGCCGGTACGCCTGCGCAATGCCGTGGCGATCCAGCGGGGGGCCGAGCGTCCCAATGAGGTCGTGATCGTCCAGGGTCACATCGACAGCCGCGTGTCCGACCCGCTCGACTGGCAGAAGGATGCCCCCGGCGCCAACGATGATGGCTCGGGTACCGTGCTGGTGCTCGAGGCCGCGCGCAACCTGTCGCAGCGCAGCTACCCCGTCACCATCGTCTATGCGCTGCTTTCGGGCGAGGAGCAGGGGCTCTTCGGTGGACGACTGATGGCCGACTATGCTGCCGAGCAAGGCTGGCAGGTCAAGGCGGTGCTCAACAATGATATCGTCGGCGGCAGCTGCGGCAGCGACGGCTGGTGCGACGACGCGCATGTCCGCCTGTTCTCCGAAGGTCCGCGCGCCGATTTGACCGACGAACTCCGCGCGGCGCAACGCCGCGAAGGCGGCGAGAACGATACGCCGAGCCGCAATCTGTCGCGCTATATCGACCAGCTTGCGGACCAATATGACGGAAGCCTCGATGTGCGGCAGATTTGGCGCGCCGACCGCATGGGGCGGGGCGGGGACCAACTCCCCTTCCTCGAGAAGGGCTATCCTGCGGTGCGGATTACCGTCGCGGTCGAAAACTACAATTGGCAGCACCAGGACCTGCGCATCGAGGATGACATCGAGTACGGTGACACACCGGACAAGATGGATTTCCCCTACCTCGCCCGGGTCACGCAGCTGAACATCCGCGCGCTCGACGCGCTGGCGCGGACACCAGTTCCTCCTGTCGCCAAGGCTGAAGCTGCGGTGCAGACCTTTACGGACATTAAGTGGGCAGAAGTCCCTGGAGCCATCGGCTACACAGTCTGGCAACGCCGTACCGACGAACCCTATTGGCCTGCCGAGCCGGTGATCGCGAATGTCGTAGCAACCAGTGCACGACTGGAAGGCGTGCGCGGGGACGACTGGATCTTCGGAGTAAGTGCGACCGCGGTCGACGGGAAGCGCAGCCCCGTTTCCAGTGCCGTCCCTGCCGGCCAGTTTGCGCCTGCTGCACCGAAGAAGGATGACAGCGAGTAG
- the rnr gene encoding ribonuclease R, producing MARMTKQNKNRQPPQRGAGMPSKEQILEFLQSSPTPAGKREIAKAFGLKGQEKILLKQRLKDMAEEGLIDGRRTAYHRMGGVPKVTVLKVVAIDDGEPIAEPENWAPDAPGKPPKLTVKETKKRAALKRGDRFLARTEETANGWIAHPMKKLPARTEGMMGVVEFDGAGKPWLAPVDKRVRDSAPIGELGEAKEGELVLAERMGKSVRSPVKVVEVVGDPLAPKSFSLIAIAKHGIPHIFPHEAMAEAERATELGLSPDHREDLRAVPIVAIDPADARDHDDAIWAESDGQGGYNAIVAIADVSYYVRPGGALDREARKRGNSVYFPDRVVPMLPEVLSADVCSLREDVDRAAMACHMHIDAQGQIKSWRFTRAIVRIVRNIAYEDAQAAIDAGDAPEYLKNLWGAWKLLLAAREARDPLELELPERQVKLNDAGKIEEIAVRERLDAHRVVEDFMIAANVAAAKALEAKKAPVVYRIHEQPNREKMIALRDYLATQGRKLALGQVITPGLFNRMLKDIADPAEKVLIMEAVLRSQTQAYYGPQNAGHFGLALGSYAHFTSPIRRYSDLLVHRALVDAYGLEQPKPKVNLPEGSGLSDRDKTALSQITDAISQTERRAMEAERDTIDRYVAAWLSGRVGETFDTRITGVQGFGFFATIDKLGGDGLVPVSTLGREYFRYDEAAQKLVGEDSGTEYAVGDRLKLKLAEANALTGALKFEVPDSDGAPVEQRGARPAPRKKPPQKGKGAPRQKHAQGQRGRPSNIRHQGRGKKR from the coding sequence ATGGCGCGCATGACAAAACAAAATAAGAACCGGCAGCCGCCCCAGCGTGGCGCAGGCATGCCGTCCAAGGAACAAATTCTAGAATTCCTCCAATCCTCACCGACCCCTGCCGGAAAGCGCGAAATCGCCAAGGCTTTCGGCCTCAAGGGTCAGGAAAAGATCCTCCTCAAGCAACGCCTCAAGGACATGGCCGAAGAAGGCCTGATCGACGGCAGGCGCACCGCCTATCACCGGATGGGCGGCGTGCCGAAGGTCACCGTGCTCAAGGTCGTTGCCATCGATGATGGCGAACCGATTGCGGAGCCCGAGAACTGGGCGCCCGATGCGCCGGGCAAACCGCCCAAGCTGACGGTCAAGGAAACCAAGAAGAGGGCTGCGCTCAAGCGCGGCGATCGCTTCCTGGCCCGGACCGAAGAAACCGCTAACGGTTGGATCGCGCATCCAATGAAGAAGCTGCCCGCGCGCACCGAGGGCATGATGGGTGTTGTCGAATTCGACGGGGCCGGAAAGCCATGGCTCGCTCCGGTCGACAAGCGCGTACGCGACAGTGCGCCGATCGGCGAATTGGGTGAGGCCAAGGAGGGCGAACTCGTCCTTGCCGAACGCATGGGCAAGTCGGTCCGCTCGCCGGTCAAGGTGGTCGAGGTCGTCGGCGATCCGCTGGCTCCCAAGAGCTTCAGCCTGATCGCCATCGCCAAGCACGGTATTCCGCACATCTTCCCGCACGAGGCCATGGCCGAAGCGGAACGCGCGACGGAGCTGGGTCTCTCGCCCGATCACCGCGAGGATTTGCGCGCCGTCCCGATCGTCGCCATCGACCCGGCCGACGCGCGCGACCATGACGATGCCATCTGGGCCGAATCCGATGGGCAGGGCGGATACAACGCCATCGTCGCCATTGCCGACGTCAGCTATTACGTCCGACCCGGCGGCGCGCTCGACCGTGAGGCCCGCAAGCGCGGCAACTCGGTCTATTTCCCCGACCGGGTCGTGCCGATGCTGCCCGAAGTGCTCAGCGCGGACGTCTGTTCGCTGAGGGAAGACGTCGACCGTGCGGCGATGGCTTGCCACATGCACATCGATGCGCAGGGGCAGATCAAGAGCTGGCGCTTCACCCGCGCCATTGTCCGCATCGTACGCAATATCGCCTACGAGGATGCGCAGGCGGCAATCGATGCCGGTGACGCGCCCGAGTACCTGAAGAACCTTTGGGGCGCGTGGAAGCTCTTGCTCGCCGCGCGCGAGGCCCGTGACCCGCTTGAGCTCGAACTGCCCGAACGGCAGGTGAAGCTCAACGATGCCGGCAAGATCGAAGAAATCGCCGTGCGCGAAAGGCTCGACGCGCATCGCGTGGTCGAGGATTTCATGATCGCCGCCAATGTGGCCGCCGCGAAGGCGCTAGAGGCGAAGAAAGCCCCTGTCGTCTATCGCATCCACGAACAGCCGAACCGGGAAAAGATGATCGCCCTGCGCGATTACCTCGCCACGCAGGGGCGCAAGCTTGCGCTCGGCCAGGTCATCACTCCAGGCCTGTTCAATCGCATGCTCAAGGACATCGCCGATCCGGCGGAAAAGGTCCTGATCATGGAGGCTGTGCTACGCAGCCAGACGCAGGCCTATTACGGGCCGCAGAACGCGGGCCACTTCGGCCTTGCGCTCGGCAGCTACGCGCATTTCACATCGCCCATCCGGCGTTATTCCGACCTGTTGGTCCATCGCGCACTGGTCGACGCCTATGGCCTCGAGCAGCCCAAGCCCAAGGTGAATCTGCCGGAAGGCAGCGGCCTCTCGGATCGCGACAAGACCGCGCTCAGCCAGATCACCGACGCAATCAGCCAGACCGAACGACGCGCGATGGAGGCCGAACGGGACACGATCGACCGCTATGTCGCCGCCTGGCTTTCGGGCCGTGTGGGTGAGACTTTCGACACGCGGATCACCGGCGTGCAGGGCTTCGGCTTCTTCGCCACCATCGATAAGCTCGGCGGCGACGGCCTCGTTCCCGTCTCGACGCTGGGGCGCGAATATTTCCGCTACGATGAGGCGGCGCAGAAACTGGTCGGCGAGGACAGCGGCACGGAGTATGCTGTCGGTGACCGGCTGAAGCTCAAGCTGGCCGAAGCGAATGCACTGACCGGCGCGCTCAAGTTCGAGGTTCCCGACAGCGACGGTGCCCCGGTCGAACAACGTGGCGCCCGACCTGCCCCGCGCAAGAAACCGCCACAAAAGGGGAAGGGCGCCCCTCGCCAGAAGCATGCGCAGGGCCAGCGCGGCCGACCGTCCAACATTCGCCACCAGGGGCGGGGGAAGAAGCGCTAG
- a CDS encoding sulfotransferase-like domain-containing protein, with amino-acid sequence MTIHIAMWSGPRNLSTAMMRSFASRADTFVSDEPFYGAYLKQTQDPQPMAEDVVASMDCDWQRVAKSLRGAAPNGRPIWYQKHMTHHIEGPVTIVDFPEMRHAFLIRDPRRVAASYANKRTEIRPDHLGTFRQREYFQSVAERTGRIPPVVDSDDILADPTKVLTALCEALDLTWDAAMLEWDKGPHPQDGIWQSHWYDAVNASTGFGRAPGPPPRLEGRYREVADACMADYEFLSQHAING; translated from the coding sequence ATGACCATCCATATCGCCATGTGGTCGGGCCCTCGTAATCTCTCGACCGCGATGATGCGGAGCTTCGCGAGCCGGGCCGATACCTTCGTCAGCGACGAACCGTTCTACGGTGCCTATCTGAAGCAAACGCAGGACCCGCAGCCGATGGCCGAAGATGTCGTCGCCTCGATGGACTGCGATTGGCAAAGGGTAGCGAAGTCGCTTCGCGGCGCAGCACCCAACGGCCGGCCGATCTGGTACCAGAAGCATATGACGCACCACATAGAAGGCCCAGTCACCATTGTGGATTTTCCCGAGATGCGACACGCTTTCCTGATCCGTGATCCGCGCAGAGTCGCGGCAAGCTACGCCAACAAGCGCACCGAGATCAGGCCAGACCATCTCGGTACCTTCCGCCAGCGTGAGTATTTCCAGAGCGTGGCAGAAAGAACGGGTCGGATTCCTCCGGTGGTCGACAGTGACGACATCCTTGCTGACCCGACCAAGGTGCTCACCGCCCTGTGCGAGGCGCTGGACCTGACTTGGGATGCGGCCATGCTCGAATGGGACAAGGGTCCGCACCCTCAGGACGGTATCTGGCAGAGCCACTGGTATGATGCGGTCAATGCCTCAACCGGATTTGGCCGTGCGCCTGGTCCACCGCCGCGCCTGGAAGGCCGCTATAGGGAGGTGGCCGACGCCTGCATGGCCGACTACGAATTCCTCAGCCAGCATGCGATCAATGGTTAG